A region of Kribbella sp. NBC_01245 DNA encodes the following proteins:
- a CDS encoding SGNH/GDSL hydrolase family protein, translating into MSKTRRISVPLALSGVLASLIVYVSSGTAAAAESVPELQWPPVTANADRYPLTTSPQGDVTIGCGSTHTDSGLVYQDVVTYGAAGTETRHLDHVNNCLNRPVVDKVGDLYGAANASTYLQAYHNNVEKWRYQVNCSGSWPVVGADGNIYVINSAKRLIGLSPEVEPGQTQPKKVLDIPALGRCGDQLRATTFGIAVIWDYGTKVNYYTYGGKNLGAPQGAYTGDLNFPMDADGLLFYPTWVGSGSTASFKVSAYNPLTKTVKWTASESTFGNGASPWLTFPTPGGGAVVWGQRQKMVGGVPTVPSEYMQVMFFLNSVGQKIKEIELPKQNSAGDLAGNNYVTVDTSGKLVLVRDWKKYLTFSPYNVPYITIDVFSAYNGDVLQAPKVMSGNSDNTQGEVYGYKIKASTASSTIGPGTLYIPAQKCAGGCTGSSIGNVKVYPVKITGLGLDYPRGAVIETPPWPASPYVALGDSFSSGEGVPPFESGTDETGLNTCHRSTAAYARLIAGTSAKIPPFGTNGFRACSGAVTDNVWDLPQANEGIQIGLNPDPTIQLVTISIGGNDMGFSDFATQCVISTCDVGSAAYNTALNKINNEIPGKLETTYKKILQYAPNAKIYVVGYPQVIADKPVSAPDDIRCVYMQDGATRWGDARAARDIVQKLNEKISQKIFELRALSTDNTRLRFVFMNDPATSPFVGREICGVSTTSYFQNVDQINPDRRYIFHPNQLGQNAYATIVGGTINASS; encoded by the coding sequence ATGTCTAAAACACGACGCATCTCAGTACCGCTCGCTCTGTCGGGCGTACTGGCGTCGCTAATTGTGTACGTCTCTTCGGGGACGGCTGCAGCGGCAGAGTCCGTGCCGGAATTGCAGTGGCCTCCGGTCACCGCAAACGCCGACCGATACCCGCTCACAACCAGCCCTCAGGGCGACGTGACGATCGGGTGCGGATCGACGCACACCGATAGCGGACTTGTCTACCAGGACGTTGTCACCTACGGCGCAGCCGGAACGGAGACACGTCATCTAGATCATGTCAACAACTGCCTCAATCGGCCGGTTGTCGACAAGGTCGGCGACCTGTACGGGGCGGCAAACGCCAGCACCTATCTGCAGGCGTACCACAACAACGTCGAGAAGTGGAGGTATCAGGTCAACTGCTCTGGCTCATGGCCAGTGGTTGGCGCGGATGGCAACATCTACGTCATCAACAGTGCCAAGCGACTCATCGGGCTCTCGCCCGAAGTGGAGCCAGGCCAGACTCAGCCCAAGAAGGTGCTGGACATCCCAGCTCTCGGCCGGTGCGGCGACCAGTTGCGGGCGACCACATTCGGCATCGCAGTCATCTGGGACTACGGAACCAAGGTCAACTACTACACCTACGGCGGCAAGAATCTCGGTGCGCCACAGGGTGCTTACACCGGCGACCTCAACTTCCCCATGGATGCTGATGGCCTGCTCTTCTACCCAACCTGGGTCGGATCGGGAAGTACCGCGAGCTTCAAGGTAAGCGCGTACAACCCGCTCACCAAGACGGTGAAATGGACTGCATCCGAATCAACCTTCGGTAATGGCGCCAGTCCCTGGCTCACCTTTCCGACACCCGGTGGTGGCGCGGTGGTCTGGGGTCAACGGCAAAAGATGGTCGGAGGCGTACCCACGGTACCGTCCGAGTACATGCAGGTGATGTTCTTCCTCAACTCCGTCGGCCAGAAGATCAAGGAAATCGAACTTCCCAAGCAGAACAGCGCCGGAGACTTGGCGGGCAACAACTACGTCACCGTCGACACCTCCGGGAAACTGGTACTTGTCCGCGACTGGAAGAAGTATCTCACTTTCTCCCCGTACAACGTGCCGTACATCACGATCGATGTCTTCAGCGCCTACAACGGGGATGTCCTGCAAGCTCCGAAGGTCATGAGCGGAAACAGCGACAACACGCAGGGCGAGGTGTACGGCTACAAGATCAAGGCCTCAACAGCCTCATCCACCATAGGACCGGGGACGCTTTACATCCCGGCACAGAAGTGCGCTGGCGGTTGCACCGGCTCTTCGATTGGAAACGTCAAGGTCTACCCGGTCAAGATAACTGGGCTTGGTCTTGACTACCCACGTGGTGCAGTGATTGAGACGCCCCCGTGGCCGGCTTCGCCCTACGTTGCACTCGGCGACTCGTTTTCGTCCGGTGAAGGCGTCCCTCCCTTTGAGAGCGGGACGGACGAGACTGGACTCAATACGTGTCACCGAAGCACCGCGGCCTATGCCCGGCTGATTGCCGGTACAAGCGCTAAGATCCCTCCATTTGGCACCAACGGCTTCCGAGCTTGCTCGGGGGCAGTGACCGATAACGTCTGGGATCTTCCGCAGGCGAATGAAGGAATCCAGATCGGCCTAAACCCCGATCCAACCATCCAGCTCGTGACCATCAGCATCGGTGGAAACGACATGGGCTTCTCCGACTTCGCCACGCAGTGCGTCATCAGCACGTGCGACGTCGGGAGCGCTGCGTACAACACGGCGCTCAACAAGATCAACAACGAGATCCCGGGCAAGCTGGAGACGACGTACAAGAAGATTCTCCAGTACGCTCCGAACGCCAAGATCTACGTTGTTGGGTACCCGCAGGTTATCGCGGATAAGCCCGTCTCCGCTCCCGACGATATTCGATGCGTCTACATGCAGGACGGAGCCACCAGGTGGGGTGACGCTCGGGCGGCACGAGACATCGTGCAGAAGTTGAACGAGAAGATCAGTCAGAAGATCTTCGAGCTTCGCGCCTTGAGTACGGACAATACCCGCCTTCGATTCGTTTTCATGAACGACCCGGCGACCTCGCCATTCGTGGGACGCGAGATCTGTGGTGTTAGCACCACGTCCTACTTCCAGAACGTCGATCAGATCAATCCCGATCGGAGGTACATCTTCCATCCGAACCAGCTTGGGCAGAACGCCTATGCGACGATCGTAGGAGGGACAATTAACGCTTCTAGCTGA
- a CDS encoding UvrD-helicase domain-containing protein produces MNKVILAVAGSRKTQSIVDACASAPEGRRILALTFTLTGQAELTGRLQKACPAGAMPEVMGWYSFLLRHWVRPFLPIVYPDRRLRGFNFDGESAKGRYASGEERFLDRDGRAYKLHLSKLATDVSKASKGMVVNRLQRIYDEIYIDEVQDLTGCDLYVLEELMRSTIDLTVVGDIRQSVFDTNPRDRNLPQYRGINMLDWFAKHEKSGALVIEHSTQTWRSNQQIATFSDSIFPNSLNFAPTESMERAATAHDGLFALAPHDLSDYVEQYDPLCLRYSKTTAADVDLPFRNFGVVKGITVDRVLIYPTKPIAKFLTSGAALAPSTACGLYVAVTRARHSVAFVLENPAKYSLQIWESKG; encoded by the coding sequence ATGAACAAGGTGATCCTGGCGGTTGCAGGATCTCGCAAGACCCAATCGATCGTCGACGCCTGCGCCAGTGCACCGGAAGGTCGTCGCATCCTGGCGCTCACCTTCACCCTCACTGGACAGGCGGAGCTCACGGGCCGCCTGCAAAAAGCATGTCCTGCCGGCGCCATGCCGGAGGTCATGGGCTGGTACTCATTCCTTCTCAGACATTGGGTTCGCCCGTTCCTCCCGATCGTCTATCCCGATCGGCGCTTGCGAGGATTCAACTTCGATGGTGAGTCGGCAAAGGGTCGGTATGCCTCAGGGGAAGAGCGCTTCCTCGATAGGGACGGCCGCGCTTACAAGCTGCATCTCTCCAAACTCGCGACAGATGTGTCTAAGGCGAGTAAGGGGATGGTCGTTAATCGACTCCAGCGCATCTATGATGAAATCTACATCGATGAGGTTCAGGATCTGACCGGTTGCGATCTCTACGTTCTAGAAGAGCTAATGCGATCGACAATTGACCTAACCGTGGTCGGGGATATCCGCCAGTCAGTGTTCGACACCAATCCCCGTGACCGAAACCTGCCACAGTACCGCGGGATAAACATGCTCGATTGGTTTGCTAAGCATGAGAAATCTGGTGCTCTTGTGATCGAGCACTCAACTCAGACGTGGCGCTCCAATCAGCAGATCGCGACGTTCTCGGATTCGATCTTTCCGAACTCTCTCAATTTCGCGCCGACGGAATCTATGGAGCGGGCCGCGACGGCACACGATGGGCTGTTCGCACTAGCGCCGCATGACTTGTCAGATTACGTCGAACAGTACGATCCTCTTTGTTTGCGATACAGTAAGACCACTGCAGCCGACGTTGATCTTCCGTTCAGAAACTTCGGGGTCGTTAAAGGCATAACCGTCGATCGGGTGTTGATATATCCTACGAAGCCGATCGCCAAGTTTCTGACTTCTGGCGCAGCGCTAGCTCCGAGTACCGCCTGTGGTCTCTATGTCGCCGTCACTCGTGCTCGCCACAGCGTCGCCTTTGTCTTAGAAAACCCTGCAAAGTATAGCTTGCAGATATGGGAATCAAAAGGCTAA